Proteins from a genomic interval of Luteibacter pinisoli:
- the infB gene encoding translation initiation factor IF-2 encodes MSDVTIKQLAQVLGMPVDKLLSQLGEAGMNFSTAEQVISSTEKVKLLGFLRRTHGKNETAPEADDSAPRQITLKRRTMGELKVSAGSGRGAGPAKTVNVEVRAKRTYVKRGTIGEDAAVAGEQDEAARKLAESHAQREHEENERREEAERREQAEVARREAEAEARRQEEAAAEARRHAEAEAAAERARAEEASRAAASAGQAAAVEAPAAPTAAQAAAGTDELGHQTAKLDTRSLGMILPRIHEPRKRERIVSKPTPPPPPPAPAPAPAPVAARPAAPAGRPAPSAPAAGARPAPGAVAAANDTRGNARPKHGGGGAGAGNGRGGDRDSGGKRFAGGEMHLSDADRARRSSGKGGRGKPGRGGRSEPARGSSAPSGPHGFTRPTAAVVRDVVIGDNNLVADLAQKMAVKGAEVVKALFKMGVMATINQTIDFDTAALVIEELGHNPVKITENDAETALASHTSAAELEGDKVTRPPVVTIMGHVDHGKTSLLDYIRRTKVASGEAGGITQHIGAYHVETSRGVITFLDTPGHAAFTAMRARGAQSTDIVVLVVAGDDGVMPQTVEAVKHARAAKVPLIVALTKMDKSDTNVDHVKQGLGNLEVIPEEWGGDTPFVPVSAKTGMGIDDLLDAISIQAEVMELKAVADGLASGVVIESSLDRGRGPVATVLVQQGTLKKGDFVVCGIEYGRMRALIDETGKQVNEAGPSIPVQVLGLSGVPESGDDFVAVADERLARQVAAERQQKRRETRLVTKSNRLEDIMAQMGQGEGQQTLNILVKADVQGSVEALRDSLTQIGNERVKVNVISSGVGGITESEAQLAAASKALVIGFNVRADASARKVIDTAGLDVRYFSIIYDVIDQVKQAASGLLGMEVREEIIGIAQVRDVFRSSKFGAVAGCMIIEGIVKRSKPIRVLRDNVVVFQGELESLRRFKELVDEVRNGTECGIAVKQYNDVKVGDQIECFERIEVARTL; translated from the coding sequence ATGTCGGACGTCACGATCAAACAACTCGCCCAGGTACTGGGTATGCCGGTCGACAAGCTGCTTTCGCAGCTTGGCGAGGCCGGAATGAATTTCTCCACGGCGGAGCAGGTCATCAGCAGCACTGAAAAGGTGAAGCTGCTTGGCTTCCTGCGCCGTACGCACGGCAAGAACGAAACCGCCCCCGAAGCGGACGACAGCGCACCGCGCCAGATCACCCTCAAGCGCCGCACCATGGGCGAGCTGAAGGTCAGCGCCGGCTCCGGCCGTGGCGCGGGCCCGGCCAAGACGGTGAACGTGGAAGTGCGCGCCAAGCGTACCTACGTGAAGCGCGGCACCATCGGCGAAGACGCCGCGGTGGCGGGTGAGCAGGACGAGGCAGCCCGCAAGTTGGCCGAATCGCACGCCCAGCGCGAGCACGAAGAAAACGAGCGCCGCGAAGAAGCCGAGCGTCGCGAGCAGGCCGAAGTGGCCCGCCGCGAAGCCGAGGCGGAAGCGCGTCGCCAGGAAGAAGCTGCCGCCGAAGCACGCCGCCATGCGGAAGCCGAAGCTGCGGCCGAGCGTGCACGCGCCGAAGAAGCCTCGCGCGCGGCCGCATCGGCTGGCCAGGCGGCTGCCGTCGAAGCACCGGCTGCCCCGACGGCGGCTCAGGCCGCTGCCGGCACCGACGAACTCGGCCACCAGACGGCCAAGCTCGACACGCGCTCGCTCGGCATGATCCTGCCGCGCATCCATGAGCCGCGTAAGCGTGAGCGCATTGTTTCCAAGCCGACCCCGCCGCCTCCGCCGCCGGCACCCGCTCCGGCACCTGCGCCCGTCGCAGCGCGCCCGGCAGCGCCCGCTGGCCGTCCGGCCCCGTCGGCACCGGCTGCTGGTGCGCGTCCCGCACCGGGCGCCGTCGCCGCTGCCAATGACACGCGTGGCAACGCGCGTCCGAAGCATGGCGGTGGTGGTGCAGGCGCAGGCAACGGTCGCGGTGGCGATCGTGATTCCGGTGGCAAGCGTTTCGCCGGTGGCGAAATGCACCTCTCCGACGCCGACCGCGCACGCCGTTCCAGCGGTAAGGGTGGTCGTGGCAAGCCGGGTCGTGGTGGTCGTTCCGAACCGGCACGTGGCTCGTCCGCGCCGTCCGGTCCGCACGGCTTCACGCGTCCGACGGCTGCCGTCGTCCGCGACGTGGTGATTGGTGACAACAACCTTGTCGCCGACCTCGCCCAGAAGATGGCCGTGAAGGGCGCCGAGGTGGTGAAGGCGCTGTTCAAGATGGGCGTCATGGCCACGATCAACCAGACGATCGACTTTGACACCGCCGCCCTCGTGATCGAAGAGCTGGGCCACAACCCGGTCAAGATCACCGAGAACGACGCCGAAACGGCGCTGGCTTCGCACACGAGTGCCGCGGAGCTGGAAGGCGACAAGGTCACCCGTCCGCCGGTCGTCACGATCATGGGCCACGTCGACCACGGCAAGACCTCGCTGCTCGATTACATCCGCCGCACCAAGGTCGCCTCGGGCGAAGCCGGTGGCATCACGCAGCACATCGGCGCATACCACGTCGAAACCAGTCGCGGCGTCATCACGTTCCTCGATACCCCGGGCCATGCGGCGTTTACCGCTATGCGTGCCCGTGGCGCCCAGTCCACGGATATCGTGGTGCTGGTGGTGGCCGGTGACGACGGTGTCATGCCGCAGACGGTGGAAGCCGTGAAGCATGCCCGCGCCGCCAAGGTGCCGCTGATCGTCGCGCTGACCAAGATGGACAAGTCCGACACCAACGTGGACCACGTCAAGCAGGGCCTCGGCAACCTGGAAGTCATCCCGGAAGAGTGGGGTGGTGACACCCCGTTCGTGCCGGTGTCGGCCAAGACCGGCATGGGCATCGACGACCTGCTCGACGCGATCTCGATCCAGGCGGAAGTCATGGAACTCAAGGCCGTGGCCGATGGCCTCGCTTCGGGTGTCGTGATCGAATCCAGCCTCGACCGCGGCCGCGGCCCGGTCGCCACGGTGCTGGTCCAGCAGGGCACGCTGAAGAAGGGCGACTTTGTCGTCTGCGGTATCGAATACGGCCGCATGCGCGCCCTGATCGACGAAACCGGCAAGCAGGTGAACGAAGCCGGCCCGTCGATCCCCGTGCAGGTGCTCGGCCTGTCCGGCGTGCCGGAATCGGGTGACGACTTCGTCGCCGTCGCCGACGAGCGCCTGGCACGCCAGGTGGCCGCCGAGCGTCAGCAGAAGCGTCGCGAAACGCGCCTGGTGACCAAGTCGAACCGCCTGGAAGACATCATGGCCCAGATGGGCCAGGGCGAAGGCCAGCAGACCCTCAACATCCTGGTCAAGGCCGATGTGCAGGGTTCGGTCGAAGCGCTGCGCGATTCGCTCACCCAGATCGGCAACGAGCGGGTGAAGGTCAACGTCATTTCCTCGGGCGTCGGCGGCATCACCGAGTCGGAAGCCCAGCTCGCCGCGGCCTCCAAGGCCCTGGTGATCGGCTTCAACGTCCGCGCCGACGCATCGGCGCGCAAGGTGATCGACACGGCGGGCCTCGACGTCCGTTACTTCTCGATCATCTACGACGTCATCGACCAGGTGAAGCAGGCGGCTTCGGGCCTCCTCGGCATGGAAGTGCGCGAAGAGATCATCGGTATCGCCCAGGTCCGCGACGTGTTCCGCTCGTCGAAGTTCGGCGCGGTGGCTGGTTGCATGATCATCGAAGGCATCGTCAAGCGCTCCAAGCCGATCCGCGTCCTGCGCGACAACGTGGTGGTGTTCCAGGGTGAACTGGAATCGCTGCGCCGCTTCAAGGAGCTGGTGGACGAAGTCCGCAACGGCACCGAATGCGGTATCGCGGTGAAGCAGTACAACGACGTCAAGGTCGGTGACCAGATCGAGTGCTTCGAGCGTATCGAAGTCGCCCGCACGCTGTAA
- the nusA gene encoding transcription termination factor NusA, whose amino-acid sequence MSKELLLVVDAVANEKGVPREVIFEAMEAALASAAKKRYPDEDPDIRVEIDRDTGDYETFRRWEIIADDGEMEDPSFQIRLMDALDEAEEASASTAPEIGGSVEHQVENAEFGRIAAQAAKQVIVQRVREAERQQVVDAFVDRVGELVTGIVKRVERGNVYLDLGSNAEAFIPRDKTIPRESHRVGDRVRGYLYEVKSEVRGPQLFVSRSAPEFMMELFKLEVPEVGQGLVEIKGCARDPGDRAKIAVVAHDTRTDPIGACIGMRGSRVQAVSNELNGERVDIILWHDNQAQYVINAMAPAEVQSIIMDEEKHSMDIAVAEDKLSQAIGRGGQNVRLASKLTGWQLNVMTQDQVTAKSEAEQQAALALFQDKLEVDEEIAGILVQEGFSSVEEIAYVPSAELLAVEGFDEDIVEELRARARDALLTEALAAEEGEEDSSQPSQELLELDGMDEATAYALAERNVRTLDDLGDLAVDELIDIEGMTEERASQLIMAARAPMIARLEKGG is encoded by the coding sequence ATGAGCAAAGAACTTTTGCTGGTAGTCGACGCGGTCGCCAATGAAAAGGGCGTGCCGCGCGAAGTGATTTTTGAAGCCATGGAAGCGGCGCTCGCCTCGGCCGCCAAGAAGCGCTACCCCGATGAGGATCCGGACATCCGTGTCGAGATCGACCGTGACACGGGCGATTACGAGACGTTCCGCCGCTGGGAAATCATCGCCGATGACGGCGAGATGGAAGATCCGTCGTTCCAGATCCGCCTGATGGATGCCCTGGACGAAGCCGAAGAGGCGTCGGCATCCACGGCCCCGGAAATCGGTGGCTCGGTGGAGCACCAGGTTGAGAACGCCGAATTCGGTCGTATCGCCGCGCAGGCCGCCAAGCAGGTCATCGTGCAGCGCGTCCGCGAGGCTGAGCGCCAGCAGGTGGTCGATGCCTTCGTCGACCGCGTGGGCGAGCTCGTCACCGGTATCGTCAAGCGCGTCGAGCGCGGCAATGTCTACCTCGACCTGGGCAGCAATGCGGAGGCGTTCATCCCGCGCGACAAGACGATTCCCCGCGAATCGCACCGCGTGGGCGACCGCGTCCGCGGTTACCTGTACGAAGTGAAGTCGGAAGTCCGTGGGCCGCAGCTGTTCGTGTCGCGCAGCGCCCCGGAATTCATGATGGAGCTGTTCAAGCTCGAAGTGCCGGAAGTGGGCCAGGGCCTCGTCGAGATCAAGGGTTGCGCCCGTGATCCGGGCGACCGCGCGAAGATCGCCGTCGTTGCCCACGACACCCGCACCGATCCCATCGGCGCGTGCATCGGCATGCGCGGTTCGCGCGTGCAGGCCGTGTCCAACGAGCTCAATGGCGAGCGCGTCGACATCATCCTGTGGCACGACAACCAGGCGCAGTACGTCATCAATGCGATGGCGCCGGCCGAAGTGCAGTCCATCATCATGGACGAAGAGAAGCACTCCATGGATATCGCGGTGGCCGAGGACAAGCTGTCCCAGGCCATCGGCCGCGGTGGCCAGAACGTGCGACTCGCCAGCAAGCTCACCGGCTGGCAGCTCAACGTCATGACCCAGGACCAGGTCACCGCCAAGAGTGAAGCGGAGCAGCAGGCCGCCCTGGCGCTGTTCCAGGACAAGCTCGAAGTGGACGAGGAAATCGCAGGCATCCTGGTGCAGGAAGGCTTCTCGTCGGTGGAAGAAATTGCTTACGTTCCGAGCGCCGAACTGCTCGCCGTGGAAGGCTTCGACGAAGACATCGTCGAGGAACTCCGCGCCCGTGCACGCGACGCGCTGCTTACCGAGGCGCTGGCCGCCGAGGAAGGCGAAGAAGATTCAAGCCAGCCGTCGCAGGAGCTCCTCGAGCTCGACGGCATGGACGAGGCCACGGCATACGCCCTGGCCGAGCGCAACGTGCGCACGCTGGACGACCTGGGTGACCTGGCCGTCGACGAACTCATCGATATTGAAGGCATGACCGAGGAGCGTGCTTCGCAGCTGATCATGGCTGCGCGCGCACCGATGATCGCCCGACTGGAGAAGGGCGGCTAA
- the rimP gene encoding ribosome maturation factor RimP, with protein MDNNAITQRFSEIVAELGLEVLGLEFLPSGGQSTLRVYLDIPEALREGRESPEVTVEDCEAASREFSAWLDVEDPIPGNYVLEVSSPGIDRPLFSAAQFARVSGQEVKVLLKAPIEGRRRLKGNVVEVNGEHIVVEGEAGRFEFEYADVESARVVPDWVALGYAPQPKPHPGPKKSSK; from the coding sequence GTGGACAACAACGCAATCACCCAACGCTTTTCCGAGATCGTGGCCGAACTGGGCCTCGAAGTGCTCGGCCTCGAATTCCTGCCTTCGGGCGGGCAGAGCACGCTGCGCGTGTACCTGGACATCCCGGAAGCGTTGCGCGAAGGCCGCGAGTCGCCGGAGGTCACGGTGGAGGACTGCGAAGCCGCCAGCCGCGAGTTCTCCGCCTGGCTGGACGTTGAAGATCCGATCCCCGGCAACTATGTACTGGAGGTCTCCTCACCCGGCATCGACCGCCCCTTGTTCAGCGCGGCGCAGTTTGCGCGCGTCTCCGGGCAGGAAGTGAAGGTGCTGCTGAAGGCCCCCATCGAGGGTCGCCGCCGGCTCAAGGGCAACGTCGTTGAAGTCAACGGCGAGCATATTGTCGTTGAAGGCGAAGCGGGCCGGTTCGAATTCGAGTACGCGGACGTTGAAAGCGCCCGCGTCGTGCCCGATTGGGTGGCTCTCGGCTACGCGCCGCAGCCTAAGCCCCATCCGGGTCCCAAGAAGTCATCCAAATAA
- a CDS encoding GGDEF domain-containing protein — protein MDGVTGLDVHTLGMIGLAVGIAIALSFSLLSLVLRGMAALHVWAAAFWLLTFAGAAQGYDENGSFLSVIIGSVLIALANAAMLVGIAMHLGHPLRWRVPAAVVAVFLLIQVVFMAWPPSQPVESAVFGLKSILWDSWMVFLLLFRAPRELRAGSRFTAMVFVVDSLFYVARGLIALHPELDSPELASLLTTSNYLFGILATFLLSTGFTLMLSQRLVHDLRQAAEVDGLTGLLNRTALLKAANPVLLANRGHSHAVLLFDLDHFKAVNDRWGHAGGDAVLQHFARLLRDGGVPARALLSRYGGEEFMLLAPCTSPNVAVTLAESLRALVERSPALYAGEPIAFTTSVGVATGTGVHIQRLIDTADAALYQAKRTGRDRVEAMVSEGASEETSPLAEAAAGLAT, from the coding sequence ATGGATGGGGTGACGGGGCTGGATGTCCACACGCTCGGCATGATCGGCCTGGCGGTGGGAATCGCGATCGCACTGAGCTTCTCGCTGCTGAGCCTGGTGCTCAGGGGCATGGCGGCGCTTCACGTCTGGGCTGCCGCCTTCTGGCTGCTGACGTTTGCCGGCGCCGCCCAGGGCTATGACGAGAATGGCAGCTTCCTGTCCGTCATCATCGGCAGCGTCCTGATCGCCCTGGCCAATGCGGCCATGCTGGTGGGTATCGCCATGCACCTGGGCCACCCCCTGCGCTGGCGCGTCCCCGCGGCCGTCGTCGCCGTTTTCCTCCTCATCCAGGTGGTTTTCATGGCCTGGCCGCCCAGCCAGCCGGTCGAAAGCGCCGTTTTCGGCCTGAAAAGCATCCTCTGGGACAGCTGGATGGTGTTCCTGCTGCTGTTCCGCGCCCCGCGCGAGCTCAGGGCGGGCAGCCGGTTCACGGCCATGGTCTTCGTGGTCGATAGCCTCTTCTACGTGGCGCGGGGCCTGATCGCCCTGCACCCCGAGCTGGACTCCCCTGAGCTGGCCTCCCTGCTCACCACGTCCAATTACCTGTTCGGCATCCTGGCCACCTTCCTGCTCAGTACCGGGTTCACCCTGATGCTGTCCCAGCGGCTGGTCCACGACCTGCGCCAGGCGGCCGAGGTGGATGGCCTGACCGGCTTGCTGAACCGCACGGCCCTGCTCAAGGCCGCCAACCCGGTGCTGCTGGCCAACCGCGGCCACTCACACGCCGTGCTCCTGTTCGACCTGGACCATTTCAAGGCCGTGAACGACCGCTGGGGCCACGCCGGCGGGGACGCGGTGCTGCAGCACTTCGCCCGCCTGCTGCGCGACGGCGGCGTACCGGCCCGCGCCCTCCTCTCCCGCTACGGCGGCGAGGAATTCATGCTCCTCGCCCCCTGCACCAGCCCGAACGTGGCGGTCACCCTGGCGGAATCGCTGCGCGCCCTGGTCGAGCGCTCGCCCGCCCTCTACGCCGGCGAACCCATCGCCTTCACGACCAGCGTGGGCGTGGCCACCGGCACCGGGGTACACATCCAGCGTCTCATCGACACCGCCGACGCCGCGCTCTACCAGGCCAAGCGGACCGGCCGCGACCGGGTCGAGGCCATGGTCTCCGAAGGTGCCAGTGAGGAGACCTCGCCGCTGGCTGAGGCGGCGGCGGGGCTCGCAACGTGA
- a CDS encoding HigA family addiction module antitoxin, whose protein sequence is MRPMGLSANALALAIGVTAARVNELVNGKRGLTADTALRLARYFGTDPRSWMNLQLNYELELAERRIGDALENIRPRAA, encoded by the coding sequence ATGCGCCCCATGGGCCTCTCCGCGAACGCTCTTGCGCTAGCCATCGGCGTCACGGCGGCGCGGGTCAATGAGCTGGTTAATGGAAAGCGTGGCCTGACGGCGGATACGGCCCTGCGCCTCGCGCGCTATTTCGGCACCGATCCACGAAGCTGGATGAACCTCCAGCTCAACTACGAACTGGAACTGGCCGAACGGCGCATCGGCGACGCTCTCGAGAACATCCGTCCCCGCGCAGCCTGA
- a CDS encoding type II toxin-antitoxin system RelE/ParE family toxin: MILSFANKDTERLFLGYRVARWSSITPIARRKLTQLNAAASLSFLCCPPGNRLELLRGSRAGQYSIRINDQYRVCFRWKDGDVHAVEIVDYH; this comes from the coding sequence ATGATTCTCTCATTCGCGAATAAGGACACGGAGCGGCTCTTTCTCGGCTACCGCGTCGCGCGATGGTCGAGCATCACGCCCATCGCTCGTCGCAAGCTGACCCAGCTGAACGCAGCCGCCTCGTTATCGTTTCTGTGCTGTCCACCCGGCAATCGGCTGGAGCTTCTTCGGGGAAGTCGTGCCGGCCAGTACAGCATCCGCATCAACGACCAGTACCGAGTGTGCTTCCGTTGGAAAGATGGCGACGTCCACGCCGTCGAAATCGTCGATTACCACTAG
- a CDS encoding prolyl oligopeptidase family serine peptidase, which produces MKQWAGLWFAVLASTAMAHAPGHFEERAAKVEGVDYRYQVFIPGGLTPSSRPPIVLFLHGSGEKGEDNRAQMTQGLPPWLKTHLDFPAVVVMPQAHLQQSWRDNTAAAAALATLRMSVSEFHADPKQAYVTGLSDGGFGSWKLGAEHPGEFAGLVIICGAVFSTWDGKPWSGIWGAPVQDGPQAVFDWVAGKVRGTPVLLFHGSDDQAVPPEQSRQMAAALKRIGSPVRYTEYPGVGHGSWQQAYATPGLWPFYAAN; this is translated from the coding sequence ATGAAGCAATGGGCAGGGTTGTGGTTCGCGGTGCTGGCATCGACGGCGATGGCCCATGCGCCGGGCCATTTCGAAGAACGCGCCGCGAAGGTCGAGGGCGTCGACTATCGCTACCAGGTGTTCATTCCGGGTGGGCTCACGCCATCGAGTCGTCCGCCCATCGTTTTGTTCCTGCACGGCAGTGGCGAGAAGGGCGAAGACAACCGCGCGCAGATGACCCAGGGCTTGCCGCCCTGGCTGAAGACGCATCTCGACTTCCCCGCGGTCGTCGTGATGCCGCAGGCCCATCTGCAGCAGAGCTGGCGCGATAACACCGCGGCGGCCGCCGCGCTGGCGACGTTGCGCATGTCCGTGAGCGAATTCCACGCCGACCCGAAGCAGGCCTACGTGACGGGCCTGTCCGATGGCGGGTTCGGCAGCTGGAAACTCGGCGCCGAGCATCCCGGCGAATTCGCGGGCCTGGTGATCATTTGCGGCGCGGTGTTCTCCACCTGGGACGGCAAGCCCTGGAGCGGGATCTGGGGCGCACCGGTCCAGGATGGGCCGCAGGCGGTCTTCGACTGGGTGGCAGGCAAGGTCCGCGGCACGCCCGTCCTGCTCTTCCACGGAAGCGACGACCAGGCGGTGCCGCCGGAGCAATCCCGCCAGATGGCCGCGGCACTGAAACGCATCGGCTCGCCCGTCCGGTACACCGAATACCCCGGCGTCGGCCACGGCTCCTGGCAACAGGCCTACGCGACGCCAGGGCTCTGGCCGTTCTACGCCGCGAACTAA
- a CDS encoding GFA family protein, producing the protein MQIHGACHCGNITFDLRWPDGVPVQPRACGCTFCQKHGAAWTAHPDAALRVRIGDAAHAARHRFGTNTADFHVCTVCGVVPVCTSEVDDRLHAVVNTRTFEGLGAFPEPVAVDFDGEETSSRLERRARHWIGHVVIEPA; encoded by the coding sequence ATGCAGATTCACGGTGCGTGCCATTGCGGCAACATCACGTTCGACCTGCGATGGCCTGATGGCGTGCCCGTGCAGCCTCGCGCTTGCGGCTGCACGTTCTGCCAGAAGCACGGTGCGGCGTGGACGGCGCATCCGGACGCCGCGTTGCGGGTGCGCATCGGCGACGCGGCTCACGCTGCGCGGCATCGCTTCGGGACGAATACGGCCGACTTCCACGTGTGCACGGTCTGCGGCGTCGTCCCCGTGTGCACCAGCGAGGTCGACGACCGTCTTCATGCCGTGGTTAACACGCGGACGTTTGAAGGCCTTGGCGCATTCCCCGAGCCCGTCGCCGTGGATTTCGACGGTGAAGAAACGTCCTCACGCCTCGAGCGCCGTGCGCGGCACTGGATAGGCCACGTGGTGATCGAGCCGGCATGA
- a CDS encoding GlxA family transcriptional regulator has product MATVLPVFVVVPPRVLLLDLAGPVEVLRKTNLLQADVCFEVTFVGPRRKVGSSIGLGIDGIGAFPARLPDGAMVVVPGHADVPLGEPRATPADDAAAEESIVDWLAKVVRPGIRVMSICSGAMLVGRAGLLDGYECTTHHADTETLAQAVPGATVRENRLYVEDGERLSSAGITSGIDLMLHVVADTVGPAIAVAVARYLVVYLRRAGGDPQLSPWLEGRNHMHPAIHRAQDAVAANPARAWSVDALAHVAAASPRHLSRLFNEHAGMSVSEYVSRMRLALARELLAESRLDMEAVAERSGFGSSRQLRRAWSRDHALPPSRFRAGPGQG; this is encoded by the coding sequence ATGGCCACCGTGCTGCCCGTCTTTGTCGTCGTGCCACCCCGGGTCCTCCTGCTCGACCTGGCAGGGCCGGTGGAGGTGCTGCGCAAGACGAACCTCCTCCAGGCCGACGTGTGTTTCGAGGTCACCTTCGTGGGCCCGCGTCGCAAGGTCGGCAGTTCCATCGGCCTGGGTATCGACGGTATCGGCGCCTTCCCGGCGCGCCTTCCCGACGGTGCGATGGTCGTGGTGCCTGGGCATGCCGATGTGCCGCTGGGCGAGCCCCGGGCGACGCCGGCTGACGATGCCGCGGCCGAAGAATCCATCGTCGACTGGCTGGCGAAAGTGGTGCGTCCAGGTATCCGCGTGATGTCGATCTGTTCCGGGGCGATGCTGGTAGGTCGCGCCGGTCTGCTCGATGGCTATGAGTGCACGACGCACCATGCGGATACCGAGACGCTGGCGCAGGCCGTCCCGGGCGCAACGGTCCGCGAGAACCGGCTCTACGTCGAGGATGGCGAGCGCCTGAGCAGTGCCGGCATCACCTCGGGCATCGACCTGATGCTCCACGTGGTGGCGGACACGGTCGGGCCGGCCATCGCCGTGGCCGTCGCCCGCTACCTCGTCGTGTACCTGCGCCGGGCCGGTGGTGACCCGCAACTATCGCCGTGGCTGGAAGGCCGCAACCACATGCATCCGGCGATCCACCGCGCACAGGACGCGGTGGCCGCCAATCCCGCACGGGCGTGGTCCGTCGATGCCCTGGCCCATGTGGCCGCCGCCAGTCCGCGCCACCTGTCCCGCCTGTTCAACGAACACGCGGGCATGAGCGTCAGCGAGTACGTGAGCCGCATGCGCCTCGCCCTCGCGCGCGAGCTGCTGGCCGAATCCCGGCTCGACATGGAGGCGGTTGCCGAGCGCTCGGGCTTCGGGTCGTCGCGGCAGCTGCGCCGGGCGTGGTCGCGCGATCACGCGCTGCCGCCCAGTCGATTCCGGGCAGGCCCCGGCCAGGGCTGA
- a CDS encoding isochorismatase family protein yields MPSDTALLVIDVQESFRHRPYFREDEVAAFIERQQALIDGAQARGMPVVRIFHVEDEGVFSEASGFVTTLAPLRIHPTVTFRKRRHSALVGSGLDVWLTEHGIRRVIVSGIRTEQCCETTTRHASDLGYTVDYVGEATLTFPMTDVTGREWSAAEIRARTELVLADRFARIATVEQALGAGLDKAA; encoded by the coding sequence ATGCCCTCCGATACCGCGCTTCTTGTCATCGATGTCCAGGAATCCTTTCGTCACCGCCCCTACTTCCGCGAAGACGAGGTGGCGGCCTTCATCGAACGCCAGCAGGCGCTCATCGATGGCGCGCAGGCGCGCGGCATGCCGGTGGTCCGGATATTCCACGTGGAGGACGAAGGCGTGTTCTCCGAGGCCTCGGGCTTCGTGACGACGCTCGCCCCGTTGCGCATCCATCCCACCGTGACGTTCCGCAAGCGCCGGCATAGCGCCCTGGTCGGCTCGGGGCTGGATGTGTGGCTTACCGAGCACGGCATCCGGCGCGTCATCGTTTCAGGCATCCGCACGGAACAGTGCTGCGAGACCACCACCCGGCATGCGTCCGACCTGGGTTACACGGTGGATTACGTGGGCGAGGCGACGTTGACCTTCCCGATGACGGACGTGACGGGGCGCGAATGGAGCGCCGCCGAGATTCGCGCGCGGACCGAGCTGGTGCTGGCCGACCGGTTTGCACGTATCGCTACCGTGGAGCAGGCGCTCGGCGCCGGCCTCGACAAGGCGGCGTGA